From a region of the Desulfomonile tiedjei genome:
- the acs gene encoding acetate--CoA ligase → MTANPKMYDGHLAKFGGTAHVRTVEEYEKLYKNSLDDPDAYWSGQAREYLSWYKQWDFVLRHDWEEARIEWFGGGILNASYNCLDRHLETSGNKIAYHWEGDGPDESKTVTYLELYNAVNKFAAVLKSVGVEKGDPVIIYMPMTVDLPVTMLACARIGAVHCVVFSGYSAEYLANRISDCGAKVVVTSDAAFRAGRLVQLKARVDEARQLRPEIERVIVFKRGGPDLELDKSIEMWAHEAASDPALPSFVEPVPMDAEDPLFILYASAAIGHPRGLVHTHGGYLLWTAMTARLIFDLREHDTFWSTGDIGWINGHSFSVYGPLLNAQTTVLFEGVPSFPDYGRYWEIISKYRVSKFYTVPTVIRTLLKEGGDLPAKYDLSSLQILGTAGEPMTWEAWEWFYQVVGRQKCPIMDTWWQAESGGPMMTPLPGVGPIKPGSVSLPFFGVEPVILDLDTGAETKFPNQEGAFFIKRPWPGMARTIYRDHEAFKEAYFAPFGGLFITGDGAKRDAEGFYWMMGRIDDVINVSSHRIGAWEIETALISHDSVAEAAVVGFPHPIKGEGIYVFIRLNSGGTTSDHLKEELTGLLRKKIGGIAAPDAIQWADALPKTPSGKTLRRLLQKIAAGQIDDLGDVSTVADPAVIKALIRNRISV, encoded by the coding sequence GAATACCTGTCTTGGTACAAGCAGTGGGACTTTGTGCTCCGCCATGACTGGGAAGAGGCCAGGATCGAGTGGTTTGGGGGGGGGATCTTAAACGCTTCTTATAACTGCCTGGACCGTCACCTTGAGACATCGGGAAACAAAATCGCCTATCACTGGGAGGGGGACGGCCCCGACGAATCAAAGACAGTCACCTACCTCGAACTTTACAACGCGGTGAACAAGTTCGCCGCGGTTCTCAAGTCAGTGGGAGTGGAGAAAGGTGATCCGGTTATTATCTACATGCCTATGACCGTTGACCTACCCGTAACTATGCTGGCTTGTGCGAGAATAGGGGCCGTTCACTGCGTAGTATTCAGCGGTTACAGCGCGGAATATCTTGCCAACCGCATCAGCGACTGCGGGGCCAAAGTGGTCGTGACATCGGACGCGGCTTTCCGGGCAGGCCGGCTGGTACAGCTCAAAGCGCGCGTCGACGAGGCAAGGCAGCTTCGGCCGGAAATCGAGAGGGTAATCGTTTTCAAACGCGGGGGACCCGACCTGGAGCTTGATAAGAGCATAGAAATGTGGGCTCATGAGGCTGCGTCCGATCCCGCCCTACCCTCGTTTGTTGAACCCGTGCCTATGGATGCCGAAGACCCTCTTTTCATCCTGTATGCAAGCGCGGCTATCGGGCACCCGAGAGGTCTGGTTCACACTCATGGGGGCTATTTGTTGTGGACGGCGATGACCGCTCGGCTCATCTTCGATTTGCGGGAACATGACACTTTTTGGTCCACCGGCGACATAGGATGGATCAACGGTCACAGTTTCAGCGTGTATGGTCCCCTACTCAACGCACAGACCACCGTTCTATTCGAGGGCGTACCGAGCTTTCCCGACTACGGAAGATACTGGGAAATCATATCCAAATACCGGGTGAGCAAGTTCTACACGGTCCCGACGGTGATTCGCACTTTGCTCAAAGAAGGCGGAGATCTCCCGGCCAAGTACGACCTTTCGTCGCTTCAGATCTTGGGCACAGCGGGTGAACCCATGACCTGGGAAGCATGGGAATGGTTCTACCAAGTTGTTGGAAGGCAGAAATGCCCCATTATGGATACTTGGTGGCAGGCGGAAAGCGGCGGCCCAATGATGACGCCGCTGCCCGGTGTCGGCCCTATCAAGCCGGGTTCCGTATCGCTGCCTTTCTTTGGGGTTGAGCCTGTCATTCTGGACCTTGATACCGGGGCGGAGACGAAATTCCCTAACCAGGAAGGGGCTTTCTTTATCAAGCGCCCATGGCCGGGAATGGCCAGGACTATCTACCGCGATCACGAGGCCTTCAAAGAAGCGTACTTCGCGCCATTCGGCGGCTTGTTCATCACCGGAGACGGCGCTAAACGAGACGCGGAAGGCTTCTATTGGATGATGGGCCGCATCGATGACGTGATAAATGTGTCAAGTCATCGGATCGGGGCATGGGAAATTGAAACGGCCCTGATCAGTCACGACTCGGTCGCCGAGGCGGCGGTAGTGGGTTTCCCTCATCCAATCAAGGGTGAGGGCATATATGTTTTCATAAGGCTGAACTCCGGAGGAACTACCTCCGACCATCTCAAGGAGGAGTTGACCGGGTTACTGAGGAAAAAGATAGGCGGAATCGCGGCTCCCGACGCAATCCAATGGGCCGACGCCTTGCCGAAAACCCCTAGCGGGAAAACCCTGCGGCGGCTGCTCCAGAAGATAGCTGCAGGTCAGATAGACGATCTGGGAGACGTAAGCACCGTTGCAGATCCTGCTGTCATTAAAGCTCTGATAAGAAATCGCATCAGCGTTTGA
- a CDS encoding acyl-CoA dehydrogenase family protein, translating into MSDEYDVELTEEHIMLRDTVRKFADNEIAPRADKDENEHRFQRDLVEQMAELGLFGCPVPEEYGGNGMGYLAHAIVTEEIGRVSGSLRVAFNMQTMGTALSILKWGSEAVKQKYIPELMSAKMLGCFGITEPDAGSDTAAMSTTAVRNGDHYVLNGRKMWITWAPVADMAVVFAMTDKKSKHKGMSAFVMDMHSPGVSSIEIKDKLGLWSCPTGEIIMEDVKVPAGNLLGEEGGGFGYLMKELISTRLTAAAGAVGTCQAALDVSIKYANERNQFGRPIADFQMVQEVIARMVAETEAARALVWRCAIQKDRGLVNNMRETVLAKYYACRAADEVPNLGLEVLSAYGYSNEYPIARILRDGKVYKILEGATNIMKMIIAADALGTKKANR; encoded by the coding sequence ATGAGTGACGAATATGATGTGGAACTTACCGAGGAGCATATCATGCTCCGTGACACGGTCCGGAAGTTTGCGGACAATGAAATAGCGCCCAGGGCGGATAAAGATGAGAACGAGCATCGCTTTCAGCGCGATCTGGTGGAACAGATGGCCGAACTGGGCCTCTTCGGCTGCCCTGTTCCCGAAGAGTACGGCGGCAATGGGATGGGATACTTGGCACACGCAATAGTCACCGAAGAGATCGGCCGCGTGTCAGGCTCCCTCAGGGTCGCGTTTAATATGCAGACCATGGGAACCGCGCTCTCGATCCTCAAGTGGGGCAGCGAAGCGGTCAAACAGAAGTACATTCCGGAACTCATGTCGGCCAAGATGCTGGGATGCTTTGGCATTACCGAACCGGATGCGGGTTCCGATACTGCGGCCATGTCCACCACAGCAGTGCGCAACGGAGACCATTACGTGCTGAACGGCCGCAAAATGTGGATTACCTGGGCGCCTGTCGCGGACATGGCGGTCGTATTCGCCATGACGGACAAAAAGTCGAAGCACAAAGGCATGAGCGCCTTTGTCATGGACATGCACTCCCCTGGAGTTTCCTCCATCGAAATCAAGGACAAACTTGGCCTCTGGTCGTGCCCCACCGGTGAGATAATAATGGAGGATGTCAAAGTCCCCGCGGGCAACCTCCTTGGGGAAGAGGGCGGCGGCTTCGGATATCTCATGAAGGAACTGATAAGCACGCGTCTCACCGCGGCCGCGGGAGCGGTTGGAACCTGCCAGGCAGCACTCGACGTGTCCATAAAATATGCCAACGAGCGAAATCAGTTCGGCCGCCCCATAGCGGATTTTCAGATGGTCCAGGAAGTTATCGCGAGGATGGTGGCGGAGACCGAGGCGGCGAGGGCCCTTGTTTGGAGATGCGCAATTCAGAAGGACCGCGGCCTGGTCAATAACATGAGGGAAACAGTGCTGGCGAAATACTATGCGTGCCGCGCAGCCGACGAAGTACCGAATCTGGGGCTGGAAGTGCTAAGCGCATACGGCTACTCCAACGAGTACCCCATAGCTCGCATCCTCAGGGACGGGAAGGTGTACAAGATTCTGGAGGGCGCCACCAACATAATGAAAATGATCATCGCCGCCGATGCCCTCGGTACCAAAAAGGCCAACAGGTAG
- the tgt gene encoding tRNA guanosine(34) transglycosylase Tgt — MSFSFEIIHQDRSGMGRTGMLVTSHSEVPTPAFMPVGTRGTVKSVSPEEVWGLGYRMILGNAYHLYLRPGHELVERHGGLHAFMQWPGSILTDSGGFQVFSLARLRKVSDEGVLFQSHIDGGSHMFTPELSVRVQESLGSDIIMCLDDVKGYPVEKAEAQEAAMRTTRWARRSLSAKKKVDPALFGIVQGSMFSDLRRLSAESLTALELDGYAIGGLSVGEPREIMLEMIEVTVPLLPATVPRYVMGVGKPQDIMDGVLRGVDLFDCVLPTRNARNGTLFTSVGQINIRNARYREDSRPVDPCCKCPLCRNYSRAYLRHLFQEKEIYGLTLSTIHNLAFYNKMMESIRQAVTEDRLGRFAQEFLARMEDSDD, encoded by the coding sequence ATGAGCTTTTCTTTCGAAATTATTCACCAGGATCGTTCCGGTATGGGGCGGACCGGCATGCTTGTTACGTCTCACAGCGAAGTGCCTACGCCCGCGTTCATGCCCGTGGGCACCCGCGGGACAGTCAAAAGCGTCTCGCCGGAGGAAGTCTGGGGTCTCGGATACCGGATGATTTTGGGCAACGCGTACCACCTGTACCTTAGACCCGGACATGAATTGGTGGAGCGTCACGGAGGTCTGCATGCATTCATGCAGTGGCCCGGATCTATTCTCACGGACAGTGGAGGGTTCCAGGTCTTCAGCCTCGCTCGTCTTCGGAAGGTTAGCGATGAAGGTGTTCTTTTCCAGTCTCATATCGACGGCGGCTCCCACATGTTCACCCCGGAATTGAGTGTAAGGGTCCAGGAATCGCTGGGCTCGGACATCATAATGTGCCTCGACGACGTGAAAGGATATCCGGTTGAAAAAGCTGAAGCCCAGGAAGCAGCCATGAGGACGACCCGCTGGGCTCGCAGATCTTTGTCAGCCAAAAAAAAAGTTGACCCTGCTTTGTTTGGCATAGTACAAGGTTCGATGTTTTCGGATCTGAGGAGGTTAAGCGCGGAGTCGCTTACTGCCTTGGAACTGGACGGTTACGCTATCGGCGGACTCAGCGTTGGGGAACCTCGCGAGATCATGCTGGAAATGATAGAGGTCACGGTGCCTCTGCTCCCTGCGACTGTTCCTCGTTACGTGATGGGAGTTGGAAAACCACAAGACATTATGGATGGAGTGCTTAGAGGGGTTGATCTGTTCGATTGCGTGCTCCCCACTCGAAATGCCCGCAACGGAACACTGTTCACGTCCGTAGGTCAAATAAACATTAGAAACGCCCGATACCGTGAGGATTCGCGGCCGGTGGACCCTTGCTGCAAGTGCCCATTGTGCCGAAATTATTCCAGGGCTTATCTGAGACACCTCTTTCAGGAAAAGGAGATTTACGGCCTCACGCTCTCTACCATTCATAATCTTGCGTTTTACAATAAGATGATGGAGAGCATTAGACAGGCCGTGACCGAAGACAGGCTGGGCCGGTTTGCCCAGGAGTTTCTAGCCAGGATGGAGGATTCCGATGATTGA
- the yajC gene encoding preprotein translocase subunit YajC translates to MIDVAYAMAPGGGSGGGDMNTLMGFLPMVLILGVFYFLLIRPQQKKAKEHRELLQNLKKGDAVITQGGLYGKIAGLSEQVVTLEIADKVRVRVTRASVAGLAPTFSTDDQNP, encoded by the coding sequence ATGATTGACGTAGCATACGCCATGGCCCCCGGTGGTGGCTCAGGCGGTGGCGATATGAACACCCTGATGGGTTTCTTACCTATGGTTCTGATTCTGGGAGTTTTTTACTTCCTGCTTATCAGACCGCAACAGAAGAAAGCCAAAGAGCACAGAGAGTTATTGCAGAATCTCAAAAAGGGAGACGCTGTGATTACCCAAGGCGGTTTGTACGGCAAGATAGCCGGCTTGTCGGAGCAGGTGGTTACCCTTGAAATCGCCGACAAAGTGCGTGTCCGGGTCACCCGTGCCTCTGTGGCGGGATTGGCGCCGACCTTTTCCACCGACGATCAAAACCCCTGA
- the secD gene encoding protein translocase subunit SecD produces MIQSLQWRGAIIGVILVVSLFLVYPSLGPVPEFWAKHLPNNPVRLGLDLQGGLYLTLEVQSDLAVEALTDQTISEASALMKDASIRYSDVVRTSPTALSVYLKDPGQEPLFDEKVLDKLHSFKKVSSGAADKGFEIQLELDPKTVESIKQRAVRQAVDTIRNRVDQFGVAEPDVVVQGADRIVVQLPGLREDINRAIDIIKRTARLEFKLVDEKGDVAAAEKGDIPSGDELLYQLNRNPRTGVVTKSAFLVKKQILMTGDVITDAKVQPDRGGKMIIHIDLNRIGAQQFERITGEHVRERLAIILDNRVYSAPVIKDKISGGSAIIEGAFSPEEAHDLALVLRAGSLPAPVKILENRSVGPSLGDDSIRLGRNAIVLGMVLIVIGMAVYYKWSGMVANVALMMNLLLIFAVMVSPFLRATLTLPGLAGVALTIGMAIDANILIFERVREELRGGKSARAAMDTGYNKAFLTIIDTHVTNILAALPLIQFGTGPIKGFAVTLCIGLVVSLFTAFFVTRTIFDYAFQVKQIKSMSI; encoded by the coding sequence ATGATCCAGAGCCTTCAATGGCGTGGTGCCATTATAGGTGTGATTCTAGTAGTGAGCCTGTTTCTCGTTTATCCCTCGCTCGGTCCTGTACCGGAGTTTTGGGCGAAACATCTCCCCAATAACCCGGTTCGGCTAGGATTGGACCTGCAAGGGGGATTATACTTAACCCTGGAGGTCCAGTCGGACTTGGCCGTGGAGGCCCTCACTGATCAGACCATTTCAGAAGCTTCGGCCTTGATGAAAGACGCGTCAATTCGGTACAGCGACGTAGTCAGGACTTCTCCCACCGCGCTATCCGTCTATCTCAAAGACCCCGGACAGGAGCCTCTCTTTGACGAGAAGGTCCTCGACAAGCTGCACAGTTTCAAGAAGGTCTCATCAGGCGCGGCCGATAAAGGCTTTGAGATCCAACTCGAGTTGGACCCCAAGACCGTGGAGAGCATAAAGCAAAGGGCGGTCCGGCAGGCCGTGGATACGATCCGCAACCGTGTAGACCAGTTCGGGGTTGCTGAACCTGATGTCGTCGTGCAAGGGGCTGACAGAATAGTCGTGCAGCTTCCGGGACTCCGGGAGGACATTAACCGAGCCATCGACATCATCAAACGAACGGCTCGTCTTGAGTTCAAACTTGTCGACGAAAAAGGAGACGTGGCCGCTGCCGAAAAAGGTGACATTCCCTCGGGTGATGAGCTGCTTTACCAGTTGAATCGCAACCCCAGAACCGGGGTGGTGACTAAGAGCGCTTTCCTGGTGAAAAAACAGATACTCATGACCGGTGATGTCATAACCGACGCCAAAGTCCAGCCCGATCGCGGCGGGAAAATGATTATCCATATAGACTTGAACCGTATCGGCGCGCAGCAGTTTGAGAGGATCACCGGCGAGCACGTGCGGGAGCGACTCGCGATCATACTGGATAACAGGGTCTATTCTGCGCCGGTAATCAAGGACAAAATTTCGGGTGGGTCGGCAATCATCGAAGGAGCTTTCTCGCCTGAAGAGGCCCATGATCTGGCGCTCGTGCTGCGAGCAGGGTCCCTGCCCGCGCCGGTGAAGATCCTTGAAAACCGGAGCGTCGGGCCGTCCTTAGGTGATGATTCCATCAGACTGGGACGAAATGCGATCGTACTCGGCATGGTGCTCATCGTGATCGGCATGGCCGTCTACTACAAATGGTCGGGAATGGTCGCGAATGTCGCTCTGATGATGAACCTGTTGCTGATATTTGCGGTTATGGTTTCGCCGTTTTTGCGGGCGACGTTGACCTTGCCCGGTCTTGCCGGAGTGGCCCTGACCATTGGTATGGCCATTGACGCAAACATTCTGATCTTCGAGAGAGTGAGAGAGGAACTTCGAGGCGGGAAATCAGCCCGCGCGGCAATGGACACGGGGTACAACAAGGCCTTCTTAACGATCATCGACACCCACGTGACCAATATATTGGCCGCTCTTCCCCTGATACAATTCGGGACAGGGCCGATAAAAGGTTTCGCGGTTACCCTGTGCATAGGACTTGTTGTCTCGCTATTCACGGCTTTCTTTGTCACTCGTACCATCTTTGATTATGCTTTCCAGGTTAAGCAAATCAAGAGCATGAGTATCTGA
- the secF gene encoding protein translocase subunit SecF: MELIKPNTKIDFMGNRRYAYAFTTVMLILALASIPIKGHVRLGIDFSGGAMIQVKFNKTVDTDHIREGLKSLSENLIVQKLLGTDEFIIRMETPEEGADKLSQRVQGLLNKEFGTGSSEIRSLEMVGPKVGKDLQNAAIWATIIALGMLLVYMAFRFTFTMGLGAIFCLVHDLLIVYGFFAWTGKEFNLTILAAMLTVIGYDINDTIVVCDRIRENLKLQKKAPLIDIFNASINQTLSRTVLTSGFTMLSVVAFLALGTHILQDFAWALVIGIIFGTYSSIFVASPCVLELDRVLPVKR, from the coding sequence GTGGAGCTGATAAAACCCAATACCAAAATCGATTTCATGGGAAATAGGCGCTACGCTTACGCGTTCACTACAGTCATGTTGATCTTGGCCTTGGCCTCCATCCCCATCAAGGGCCATGTCCGGCTTGGGATAGACTTCAGCGGCGGCGCGATGATTCAAGTCAAGTTCAATAAGACCGTGGACACGGATCACATACGAGAAGGCTTAAAGTCGTTAAGCGAAAACCTGATAGTCCAGAAGCTCCTGGGCACCGATGAATTCATAATCCGTATGGAGACCCCTGAAGAAGGGGCCGACAAGCTATCCCAGCGCGTACAGGGGCTCTTGAATAAGGAATTCGGCACAGGCAGTTCTGAAATCCGAAGCCTTGAAATGGTCGGTCCAAAGGTCGGGAAGGACCTGCAGAACGCGGCCATTTGGGCAACGATAATTGCCCTGGGCATGCTTCTGGTCTATATGGCCTTCCGTTTTACTTTCACGATGGGTCTGGGCGCAATTTTCTGTCTCGTTCACGACCTGTTGATTGTCTACGGCTTCTTTGCTTGGACGGGCAAAGAATTCAACCTGACGATTCTTGCGGCCATGCTCACGGTAATTGGTTACGACATCAACGATACGATCGTGGTCTGCGACCGGATTAGGGAAAACCTGAAACTGCAGAAGAAGGCCCCTCTTATTGACATTTTCAACGCTTCCATAAACCAGACTCTTTCCCGAACCGTTTTGACCAGTGGTTTCACAATGCTTTCCGTCGTAGCATTTCTGGCCCTAGGGACTCACATCTTGCAGGATTTCGCGTGGGCGCTGGTAATAGGTATTATATTCGGGACCTATTCTTCCATATTCGTAGCTTCGCCGTGCGTACTGGAGTTGGATCGGGTCCTACCTGTCAAACGGTGA
- the holB gene encoding DNA polymerase III subunit delta', translated as MTMLVGHENEIALLERSAAEGRAAHAYLFAGPEGIGKKLVAIKLACLLNCPDPAEDLEASCPVCRRIVAENHPDFTIERPQRGIIRIERIRALHNYFRYAPVEGRYRVIIIDDAHLMNRSAQNALLKTLEEPPPGRVLILVTAKPFLLLSTVRSRCRRVRFGPIPVEPLAHLLEQQKGMDSEKARVLASMSCGSVSKALDKETSNFLDLREQIISALADPGRTGLSGLLEVSALISSDRKTSAEAIEIAVTWIRDLLIEKVLGDASTLIHRDLLDRISSEAQHHNSEALVSAYDQLAEASALIEADINVNRNMVTDVMLLKVARILAGPSLGMVRAAG; from the coding sequence ATGACCATGCTTGTCGGGCATGAAAATGAAATCGCACTGCTTGAGCGGAGCGCGGCAGAGGGTCGCGCGGCGCATGCCTATCTCTTTGCCGGCCCGGAGGGCATTGGGAAAAAGCTGGTAGCGATCAAACTTGCATGCCTTCTAAATTGCCCTGACCCCGCGGAAGACCTGGAGGCCTCTTGCCCAGTCTGCCGGCGGATCGTGGCGGAAAACCATCCGGATTTCACCATCGAACGTCCCCAAAGGGGGATTATACGCATTGAACGAATTCGCGCGCTCCACAATTACTTTCGTTATGCTCCGGTGGAGGGACGTTATCGGGTTATAATCATTGACGATGCCCACCTCATGAACCGTTCGGCTCAGAACGCCCTCTTGAAGACCCTCGAAGAACCGCCGCCGGGACGCGTTCTCATACTTGTCACAGCCAAACCGTTTCTTCTGCTCTCAACAGTAAGGTCCAGATGCCGTCGTGTCAGGTTTGGTCCTATCCCCGTGGAGCCCCTGGCACATCTTCTTGAACAGCAGAAGGGAATGGATTCCGAAAAGGCGCGCGTTCTGGCTTCCATGTCTTGCGGAAGTGTATCAAAGGCCCTTGACAAGGAAACATCCAACTTCCTTGACTTGCGCGAGCAGATAATTTCCGCTCTCGCGGACCCAGGACGCACCGGACTGAGCGGCCTGCTCGAGGTTTCGGCTTTAATTTCCTCAGACAGAAAAACATCAGCCGAGGCAATCGAAATAGCCGTCACCTGGATTCGTGACCTTCTCATAGAAAAGGTCCTCGGGGATGCTTCCACTTTGATCCACCGAGATTTGCTTGACAGAATCTCGTCAGAGGCTCAACATCACAATAGTGAGGCGCTTGTTTCAGCGTACGACCAGTTGGCGGAAGCTTCCGCCCTGATTGAAGCCGATATAAATGTAAACCGAAATATGGTGACCGACGTGATGCTTTTGAAGGTCGCCCGCATATTGGCCGGTCCGTCGCTCGGTATGGTTCGAGCCGCGGGATGA
- a CDS encoding stage 0 sporulation family protein → MKVNVTGVRFGYACKIYHFDAGDMALDQGDWVVVKTEKGMGLGQIAIPPFEREMDASQLETLRKIIRKAGKVDFDQRMRCAQREAQAYAYCLERIDALGLPMKLVAVECFFDGSKYVFYFTAEGRVDFRELVKQLVGRFPVRIEMRQIGVRHEAKMTGGLACCGQELCCSRFLTDFRPVSVKMAKNQNLSLNPTKISGVCGRLMCCLAYEHETYEEFKKGLPRVGKTVKTQKGEGVVVKHNPLAETVFVRMEDDTMAEVSRDDMISDVEPQTQKNGKKKAGGKKSAQNRSAKEPEEESELRPRETER, encoded by the coding sequence CTGAAAGTCAATGTCACGGGGGTACGGTTCGGTTATGCTTGCAAGATTTATCACTTCGATGCAGGAGACATGGCGTTGGACCAGGGCGATTGGGTTGTAGTGAAGACGGAGAAAGGCATGGGCCTGGGGCAGATAGCCATCCCGCCCTTTGAACGGGAAATGGATGCCTCGCAACTGGAAACGCTGCGCAAAATAATCCGAAAAGCAGGCAAAGTAGACTTTGATCAGAGAATGCGATGCGCCCAGAGGGAAGCGCAGGCGTACGCCTACTGCCTGGAACGGATTGACGCCCTGGGGCTGCCCATGAAGCTTGTGGCCGTCGAGTGCTTCTTTGACGGCTCGAAGTACGTTTTTTACTTCACAGCGGAAGGCCGCGTGGACTTTCGCGAGCTTGTGAAGCAACTTGTAGGCCGCTTTCCGGTCCGCATAGAAATGCGCCAGATCGGCGTGAGGCATGAAGCAAAAATGACCGGCGGCCTGGCCTGTTGCGGGCAGGAGCTGTGCTGCTCCAGGTTTCTGACGGATTTTCGCCCTGTGTCGGTGAAAATGGCCAAGAACCAGAATCTGTCGCTAAACCCCACAAAGATTTCGGGCGTGTGCGGACGTCTCATGTGCTGCCTTGCCTACGAGCATGAAACGTATGAGGAGTTCAAGAAAGGACTCCCAAGAGTGGGAAAGACGGTCAAGACTCAAAAAGGTGAAGGAGTAGTTGTAAAACACAATCCCCTGGCGGAAACGGTCTTTGTCCGGATGGAAGACGACACCATGGCCGAAGTGTCAAGGGATGACATGATCTCGGATGTGGAACCTCAAACGCAGAAGAACGGTAAGAAAAAGGCCGGAGGGAAGAAATCGGCCCAAAATCGTTCGGCAAAGGAACCGGAAGAAGAGTCTGAGTTAAGGCCCCGTGAAACCGAGCGGTAA
- a CDS encoding transporter substrate-binding domain-containing protein, protein MARARALLTAMAVTSLLMSADLGQCGPVFERVMKSGTIRLGLPYNRVPQGFLKPTGEWVGFEVDLGTEMAKHMNLKLEAVKVNDKTWPTLLAEGRIDAALCRIRHTRSVEGEYDLSVAYFFDSLYALIPKGGLKTISDFKGHKVAAVQGSSAEKTAMRLLKESGDDSAEKNVISYPDRPSCFMALGREKVSAWVDTGTVLLEYASRSPGRFELMPVSQSVEEIAAAMPQDDSAWRDLINFAIQDMAADGSLKKIYDQWFGPETPYPFPSRRSIEIWSE, encoded by the coding sequence TTGGCACGAGCGCGAGCACTTTTGACAGCGATGGCCGTGACAAGCCTGCTCATGTCTGCGGATTTGGGCCAATGCGGGCCGGTTTTCGAGCGGGTGATGAAAAGCGGCACAATTAGGCTTGGCCTGCCCTATAATCGTGTTCCCCAGGGGTTCCTCAAACCCACGGGAGAATGGGTGGGCTTCGAGGTGGACCTAGGCACTGAAATGGCCAAGCACATGAACCTCAAATTGGAGGCGGTCAAAGTTAACGACAAGACCTGGCCGACTCTGCTCGCCGAAGGACGGATCGACGCGGCCCTGTGCAGGATAAGGCATACTCGTTCCGTCGAGGGTGAGTACGATTTGTCTGTAGCGTATTTCTTTGACTCACTGTACGCGCTCATTCCTAAGGGAGGCTTAAAGACGATCTCTGATTTCAAAGGACACAAAGTTGCCGCTGTCCAGGGCTCGTCGGCCGAAAAGACCGCTATGCGTCTACTGAAGGAATCGGGAGACGACTCCGCGGAGAAAAACGTTATTTCCTATCCGGACCGGCCGTCCTGTTTCATGGCTTTGGGCCGGGAGAAGGTCTCCGCGTGGGTCGATACCGGGACAGTATTGCTCGAGTATGCCTCGCGGAGTCCCGGGCGGTTCGAGCTTATGCCCGTATCGCAAAGTGTTGAAGAAATTGCAGCGGCAATGCCTCAGGACGACTCCGCGTGGCGAGACCTGATTAACTTTGCTATCCAGGATATGGCTGCCGACGGGTCTCTGAAAAAGATTTACGATCAATGGTTCGGCCCGGAAACACCTTACCCCTTCCCCAGCAGGCGGTCTATCGAGATTTGGTCTGAATAG